The Caulifigura coniformis genome includes a region encoding these proteins:
- a CDS encoding efflux RND transporter periplasmic adaptor subunit has protein sequence MSALNLRELALDRAAGPASIRRPRRSLLRLLIPIGILLGFAAVTAWSLRDSLLAATPVTVLPVIAIRAEVQAMDTPLFRSAGWIEPRPTPVIVSSLIDGIVEELSVVEGQEVKAGDPVAKLLRADAEIAVRQARAELALQRSGMDSAQAKLKAAETYLKEPIERISMVAAADSEVAKTESMLNRIPAMLQAAEARAEQARNEVESKTKAGQAVASIMVTRAESELAVANANIAELKAQQESLARERAALERRRDTLRRQLELKIEEQRQFSEGLAAVDAAKAQVEQAEAKLAAAELQLSRTVITAPITGKVLSLAARPGTKLMGLAPGALQDASTVVTMYDPAQLQVRADVRLENVSQVLPGQKVQIATPAVSGSVTGRVLAITSLTDIQKNTLQVKIALETPPAVLKPDMLVEAVFLAPPTPTLHVGEPPLRLVIPRSLVDTSSPEPMVWIADRHTGTARRRLVTLGQAVQNDLVEVTAGLSVGDRLIASGRELVKDRQRIQIRGEESASNSATTAKPVTATPSRL, from the coding sequence ATGAGCGCCCTCAATCTGCGAGAGTTGGCCCTCGATCGAGCCGCCGGACCTGCAAGCATCCGGCGGCCTCGTAGGTCGCTGCTGCGCCTGCTGATCCCAATCGGCATCCTGCTTGGATTTGCGGCGGTCACGGCCTGGTCACTTCGCGACAGCTTGCTTGCCGCAACGCCGGTGACCGTTCTGCCGGTCATCGCCATCCGCGCGGAGGTACAGGCGATGGACACACCGCTCTTTCGGTCGGCAGGCTGGATCGAGCCGCGGCCGACTCCTGTCATTGTGAGCTCACTCATTGACGGCATTGTCGAAGAGCTGTCTGTCGTTGAAGGCCAGGAAGTGAAAGCCGGAGATCCGGTTGCAAAGCTTCTTCGGGCCGATGCGGAGATTGCAGTCAGGCAAGCTAGAGCGGAACTGGCCCTGCAGCGATCCGGAATGGACTCCGCTCAGGCCAAGCTGAAGGCCGCTGAGACCTACCTCAAGGAGCCGATCGAACGGATCTCGATGGTCGCGGCGGCCGACTCGGAAGTTGCCAAGACCGAGTCGATGCTCAACCGTATTCCGGCAATGTTGCAGGCAGCCGAGGCTAGAGCAGAGCAGGCTCGGAATGAAGTCGAGAGCAAGACGAAAGCCGGGCAGGCGGTGGCTTCGATCATGGTGACTCGGGCCGAAAGCGAGCTCGCTGTGGCGAATGCCAACATCGCCGAACTCAAAGCCCAGCAAGAGTCACTGGCCAGAGAGCGGGCCGCTTTGGAGCGGCGGCGGGACACGCTACGCCGTCAGCTGGAATTGAAGATCGAGGAGCAGCGTCAGTTTTCGGAAGGCCTGGCGGCCGTGGACGCCGCCAAGGCTCAGGTCGAACAAGCCGAAGCCAAGTTGGCCGCAGCTGAACTGCAGCTGTCACGTACAGTGATTACTGCTCCGATCACCGGAAAGGTTCTGTCCCTTGCAGCCCGGCCGGGTACCAAGCTGATGGGGCTCGCACCGGGCGCACTGCAGGACGCGAGCACCGTCGTCACGATGTACGATCCCGCGCAGCTACAGGTTCGCGCTGATGTGCGTCTTGAAAATGTTTCTCAGGTCCTGCCCGGCCAGAAGGTTCAGATTGCCACGCCGGCGGTCTCCGGCTCGGTGACAGGCCGAGTCCTGGCGATTACGTCGCTCACTGACATTCAGAAGAACACGCTGCAGGTCAAGATCGCTCTCGAGACGCCGCCCGCCGTCCTGAAGCCCGACATGCTGGTCGAGGCGGTGTTTCTCGCGCCGCCGACGCCGACCTTGCATGTCGGTGAGCCGCCGTTGCGCCTAGTGATTCCACGATCGCTGGTCGATACGAGTTCCCCGGAACCGATGGTCTGGATTGCGGATCGGCATACCGGCACTGCCCGACGACGGCTCGTGACGCTCGGGCAGGCGGTTCAAAACGACCTCGTGGAAGTCACTGCCGGCCTGAGCGTTGGCGACCGGCTGATCGCCTCCGGCCGCGAACTGGTGAAGGACCGCCAGCGAATCCAGATTCGCGGCGAGGAATCAGCGTCAAACTCCGCAACCACTGCAAAGCCGGTGACTGCCACGCCATCGCGACTGTAG
- a CDS encoding ABC transporter permease has translation MLGIRLLPWDYGIRNLFRRPGRSLLTLLGLATVVLLVLLVVAFVRGLETSLAVSGDAGVILIHALGAQENIENSTVPGKGAAVISASVSGVKQREGQKYVSPELYLGTEVITESSPEAAMGIVRGVTLGAPLVRRMFQLQEGKWPVTGEAIIGRMAGAKLGRPLEDLVVGKTVRFEGRDWVISGTFSAGGSAFESEVWCPVDDLQQAMKRQDLSLISVAVESESALSDLQEFCKERVDLEWQATPEAAYYASLNRHYGPVRTVAWLIVALVSGAGVFAGMNTMFGAVVGRVRELAMLQTLGFSRRAIALSVIQEGLILSAAGSIIAAALAILLLNGFAVRFTMSAFALRVDGVAILTGLCVGVATGVVGSIPPAWRVLKLPVVDALKAV, from the coding sequence ATGCTTGGTATTCGACTTCTGCCGTGGGACTACGGCATTCGCAATCTGTTTCGCCGGCCAGGGCGCAGTCTGTTGACGCTCCTGGGCCTGGCCACGGTTGTGCTCCTGGTGCTGTTGGTCGTTGCTTTCGTTCGCGGACTGGAGACGTCACTCGCTGTGAGTGGTGACGCGGGCGTCATTTTGATCCATGCCTTGGGTGCCCAGGAAAACATTGAGAATTCCACGGTTCCCGGGAAAGGCGCTGCGGTGATTTCGGCCAGCGTCAGCGGCGTCAAACAACGCGAAGGCCAGAAGTATGTCTCGCCCGAGCTTTATCTCGGAACAGAAGTCATCACCGAGAGCTCTCCTGAAGCGGCCATGGGAATCGTCAGAGGAGTGACGCTTGGAGCGCCACTCGTTCGGCGAATGTTTCAGCTGCAGGAAGGGAAGTGGCCTGTCACCGGCGAAGCGATCATCGGACGCATGGCCGGGGCCAAGCTCGGCCGGCCGCTGGAAGATCTGGTGGTTGGCAAGACGGTCCGCTTCGAAGGCCGGGACTGGGTGATCAGTGGAACATTCTCAGCGGGAGGATCGGCTTTCGAATCCGAAGTCTGGTGTCCCGTTGACGACCTGCAGCAGGCGATGAAACGCCAGGATCTGAGCCTGATTTCGGTCGCCGTGGAAAGCGAGTCCGCTCTGAGCGATCTGCAGGAGTTCTGCAAGGAACGGGTTGATCTGGAATGGCAGGCGACGCCCGAAGCTGCGTATTACGCGTCGCTCAATCGGCACTATGGCCCGGTTCGAACGGTTGCCTGGCTGATCGTGGCACTCGTCTCAGGCGCCGGGGTCTTCGCCGGCATGAACACCATGTTCGGAGCAGTCGTCGGTCGCGTCCGCGAACTAGCGATGCTGCAGACGCTCGGCTTCTCCAGGCGAGCCATCGCTTTGAGCGTGATCCAGGAAGGACTGATTCTGTCGGCAGCAGGATCCATCATTGCCGCAGCGCTTGCGATCCTGCTGCTCAACGGCTTTGCCGTGCGATTCACGATGTCGGCGTTTGCGCTTCGCGTCGACGGCGTAGCCATCTTGACCGGTCTGTGTGTCGGCGTCGCCACGGGCGTCGTCGGCTCCATCCCGCCTGCGTGGCGTGTGCTTAAGCTTCCAGTTGTTGATGCGTTGAAAGCGGTCTAG
- a CDS encoding tyrosine-type recombinase/integrase codes for MSDFLAWVADQNGSLDLIEPIHVAAYIEYMATIYAPPTVKQHLAAIRMCLDWLVTGQIIASNPAASVRGPKHIVKRGKTPVITADEARQLLDSIDTSTLIGLRDRALIATMLFTFGRVSPVVGMKVDDYYQIGKRSWIRLHEKGGKFHEVPAHHTAVEYLDAYLTAAGHTYAPDSPLYRTARGRSGELTNQPMSRQDALRMVKRRARTAGLSDRVCCHTFRATGITVYLSNGGVIEKAQALAGHESPRTTKLYDRTSDEVSLDEVERILI; via the coding sequence GTGTCTGACTTTCTTGCCTGGGTTGCTGATCAGAACGGCTCACTCGACCTGATCGAGCCAATCCATGTGGCGGCCTACATCGAGTACATGGCGACGATCTACGCGCCGCCGACTGTGAAGCAGCACCTGGCCGCGATCCGAATGTGTCTTGATTGGCTCGTCACGGGCCAAATCATTGCCAGTAATCCCGCCGCCTCAGTCCGCGGACCGAAGCACATCGTCAAACGGGGCAAGACACCCGTCATTACGGCCGACGAAGCGAGGCAACTGCTCGACAGCATCGACACGTCGACGCTGATCGGGCTCCGCGACCGGGCGCTCATCGCCACCATGCTCTTCACGTTCGGCCGCGTCAGTCCGGTCGTCGGGATGAAGGTCGACGACTACTACCAGATCGGCAAACGGTCCTGGATTCGGCTCCACGAGAAAGGGGGAAAGTTCCACGAGGTCCCGGCCCACCACACGGCGGTCGAGTATCTGGACGCCTACCTCACCGCGGCAGGTCATACTTACGCCCCCGACTCTCCCCTCTACCGGACGGCCCGCGGCAGGAGCGGGGAACTAACCAACCAGCCCATGTCGCGGCAGGACGCCCTGCGGATGGTCAAACGCCGGGCTCGCACGGCTGGCCTCTCTGATCGGGTTTGCTGCCACACGTTCCGGGCGACGGGGATCACCGTCTACCTGTCGAATGGTGGCGTGATCGAAAAGGCCCAGGCCCTGGCCGGGCATGAATCGCCCCGGACGACGAAACTGTATGACCGAACCAGCGACGAAGTCAGCCTGGACGAGGTCGAGCGGATTCTAATTTGA
- a CDS encoding DUF1559 domain-containing protein, whose protein sequence is MLRTHRAFTLIELLVVIAIIAILIALLLPAVQQAREAARRTSCKNNIKQIGLGLHNYLDSFSAFPPSYCTVPGVTTTVGGQWSVFARILPYLEQANLQSLINWGVAYSTQVNVATTRVPTYLCPSEPNDVVRINPSTGVPRDYPASYVVNFGTWKIYDPTNGSGSDGAFFPNSRMRAADFSDGMSNTLCASEAKTFTPYLRNISTDPGATPPASPSFASGLSGDGCCIGNSLQLNTGHTEWADGLCQQSGFTTTFGPNTRIPHSVGGVEYDIDFVSWREGTHATRVAYAALPARSHHEGIVQTLLVDGSVRAVSENIDLQVWRRLGTRSGGEVVGEF, encoded by the coding sequence ATGCTTCGCACTCATCGCGCGTTTACGTTGATCGAGCTTTTGGTCGTCATTGCCATCATCGCGATTCTGATTGCACTGCTTTTACCGGCTGTCCAGCAGGCCCGTGAAGCGGCGCGCCGGACGTCGTGCAAGAATAACATCAAGCAGATCGGGCTCGGGCTGCACAACTACCTGGATTCGTTCTCGGCCTTCCCGCCCAGCTATTGCACTGTCCCGGGAGTGACGACCACGGTCGGAGGCCAGTGGTCGGTATTCGCCCGGATCCTCCCGTATCTCGAGCAGGCTAATCTCCAGAGTCTGATCAACTGGGGCGTCGCCTACTCCACACAGGTGAACGTTGCCACAACCCGAGTTCCGACGTACTTGTGCCCGAGCGAACCGAACGATGTTGTCAGGATCAACCCGTCAACTGGCGTCCCTCGCGATTATCCCGCCAGCTACGTCGTCAATTTCGGGACCTGGAAGATCTATGACCCGACGAACGGCAGTGGCAGCGACGGGGCCTTCTTTCCAAACAGCCGGATGCGCGCCGCTGATTTCAGTGACGGCATGAGCAACACCTTGTGTGCTTCGGAAGCCAAGACGTTTACGCCCTACCTGCGGAATATTTCGACCGATCCCGGCGCGACTCCCCCGGCCAGCCCGTCATTTGCCTCCGGGCTCAGCGGAGACGGCTGTTGCATCGGGAATTCATTACAGCTGAATACCGGTCACACCGAATGGGCCGACGGGTTGTGTCAGCAGAGCGGCTTCACGACCACCTTCGGACCGAACACTCGCATTCCCCATTCCGTGGGCGGCGTCGAGTACGACATCGACTTCGTTTCCTGGCGGGAAGGAACGCATGCCACGCGCGTCGCCTACGCCGCGCTCCCGGCTCGCAGTCACCACGAGGGAATCGTCCAGACGCTCTTGGTGGATGGGTCCGTCAGAGCCGTTAGCGAGAACATCGACTTACAGGTCTGGCGCAGGCTGGGAACTCGCTCGGGCGGTGAGGTTGTTGGGGAGTTTTAG
- a CDS encoding ABC transporter ATP-binding protein — MSLVEVDHVTKEYRKGDQIITPLKEACLQVERGQFLSLMGASGSGKSTLLNLLAGIDRPTKGRIVVNGTEITQLSRTRLAKWRAENVGYIFQMHNLVPVLTAWENVELPLLLLPLSRAERERRVQIAMEAVGLSDRADHYPRQLSGGQEQRVGIARALVANPTIIVGDEPTGDLDSETTQQILELLQQLNTELGMTLLMVTHDAQAAQTASRRLRLINGQLVEQASRELVEV, encoded by the coding sequence ATGTCACTGGTTGAAGTCGATCACGTCACCAAGGAATACCGCAAAGGTGACCAGATCATCACGCCGTTGAAGGAAGCCTGCCTTCAGGTCGAGCGCGGACAGTTCCTGTCCCTGATGGGAGCGAGTGGTTCCGGTAAGAGCACGCTCTTGAATCTGCTCGCAGGCATTGATCGTCCGACTAAGGGACGAATCGTGGTGAACGGCACAGAGATCACGCAGCTTTCACGAACCAGGCTCGCTAAGTGGCGGGCCGAGAACGTGGGCTACATCTTCCAGATGCACAATCTGGTGCCTGTCCTCACCGCCTGGGAAAACGTGGAGTTGCCGCTACTTCTGCTGCCCCTATCACGGGCGGAGCGAGAGCGCCGAGTGCAAATCGCAATGGAAGCAGTCGGCCTTTCCGACCGTGCGGACCACTATCCCAGGCAGTTGTCCGGCGGTCAGGAGCAGCGAGTTGGCATCGCCCGGGCACTCGTCGCGAACCCGACGATCATCGTCGGCGACGAACCAACAGGGGACCTCGACTCGGAAACTACGCAGCAAATCCTGGAGTTACTTCAGCAGCTCAACACCGAGCTTGGAATGACGCTGCTGATGGTGACGCACGATGCCCAAGCAGCGCAGACAGCTTCGCGTCGCCTGCGGCTGATCAACGGACAGCTGGTCGAGCAAGCGTCGCGCGAGTTGGTGGAGGTGTGA
- a CDS encoding helix-turn-helix domain-containing protein — MLRGVRVSAGVTQQELAVLLDETQSYVSKCERGERRLDLVQLQAFCRALNHPLDVFVSEYLRRSKRVSAHSTSSSRVPKTSPTRE; from the coding sequence ATGCTGCGGGGCGTTCGCGTCAGCGCCGGTGTCACCCAGCAGGAACTGGCTGTTCTCCTCGATGAGACCCAGTCCTACGTCAGCAAGTGCGAACGAGGGGAGCGACGCCTGGACTTAGTGCAGCTCCAGGCGTTCTGCAGGGCGTTGAATCATCCGCTCGACGTATTCGTCTCCGAATACCTGCGGCGGTCCAAGCGAGTATCTGCTCACTCGACAAGCTCGTCTCGTGTTCCCAAGACCAGCCCCACTCGTGAGTAG
- a CDS encoding DEAD/DEAH box helicase — protein sequence MPRPNPLKAPEKALRALVGDEVYQALRDRFLGFKPRGYQALVVQDATDLLAKNGDGLLLLDPGLGKTLVSQLTFAALHERDPDFWQRCLILVPSRLLRDQHFLAAEWLAGILPAANVDDLTCRSAGKLLKACERARIVISTPKRLANAMNRDFRLRKLVQSIPLCVVDEFDAHAAEDLDSEGEPVGRLSEACSRLINELRTSNARFLCMSATKRQAAEIWESLFTFTEITPPRTAIAQFSAFLDFRIVDIEDVEVAAMAERVGLVVTDTLRKIRHNVTREFLVEPGLDPASLSRQGSQIAVGKRQHLDFAGASGMPQRVPVNRALRSLLGRLMKAFAERLFLFEGRLAHVACQVYERIATSDDGTRLRVESVRSVEYSTAAVDTAKVRWIVSRLEHGRHVRTIVMVRNTDVGAYLSARCAAAGVACVRLWGEMGDSERRNAIARLRNGSVRVAIVNRNMGGRGFDLPFIDEAIFVSPKSSHEAMWQEALRIRSTRKRVKPAFVLVFRRTEESDKCARLLQSIEANPKEFSAKVTKVSAEGSE from the coding sequence GTGCCTCGTCCCAATCCTCTCAAGGCTCCGGAAAAGGCGTTGCGCGCCCTCGTCGGAGACGAGGTCTACCAGGCACTGCGTGATCGGTTCCTTGGCTTCAAGCCTCGCGGTTACCAAGCACTTGTCGTGCAGGATGCGACGGATCTACTTGCCAAAAACGGCGATGGGCTTCTCTTGCTCGATCCAGGACTCGGAAAGACGCTGGTCAGTCAACTCACCTTCGCTGCACTTCATGAGAGAGATCCGGACTTCTGGCAACGATGTCTGATTTTAGTTCCCAGTCGACTGCTTCGGGATCAGCACTTCTTGGCCGCGGAGTGGTTGGCGGGGATTCTTCCCGCGGCAAATGTCGATGATCTGACGTGTCGATCTGCCGGGAAGTTGCTGAAGGCGTGTGAACGTGCACGAATCGTCATCTCGACGCCGAAACGCCTCGCTAATGCGATGAACCGTGACTTCCGCCTTCGGAAGCTGGTTCAGTCGATACCGCTTTGTGTGGTTGACGAATTTGACGCACACGCGGCTGAGGATCTGGATTCCGAAGGAGAACCCGTCGGACGTCTCAGTGAAGCCTGTAGCAGGTTGATAAACGAACTGCGTACCTCAAATGCGAGGTTCTTGTGCATGAGCGCCACGAAAAGGCAGGCTGCCGAGATTTGGGAAAGCTTGTTCACATTCACTGAGATCACCCCACCAAGGACAGCCATCGCGCAGTTCTCGGCGTTTCTAGATTTCCGAATCGTCGACATCGAGGACGTCGAGGTCGCAGCCATGGCCGAGCGCGTCGGGCTAGTGGTTACTGACACGCTCAGGAAAATCCGGCACAATGTGACGCGCGAGTTTCTCGTTGAGCCGGGATTGGATCCGGCCTCATTGTCTCGCCAGGGGTCGCAGATCGCGGTGGGCAAACGTCAGCATCTCGATTTTGCAGGTGCGTCCGGAATGCCGCAGCGTGTGCCGGTGAACCGGGCATTGCGAAGTCTGCTTGGTCGCCTCATGAAGGCGTTCGCAGAACGGCTGTTCCTTTTCGAGGGACGTCTGGCACACGTGGCATGCCAGGTTTATGAGCGGATCGCAACGAGCGACGACGGCACTCGATTGCGCGTGGAGTCAGTCAGGTCCGTCGAATACAGCACCGCCGCTGTTGACACGGCCAAAGTCCGCTGGATTGTGAGCCGACTAGAACACGGTCGCCATGTTCGAACGATAGTCATGGTGCGCAACACAGACGTTGGTGCGTATCTCAGTGCTCGTTGTGCCGCCGCGGGAGTAGCGTGTGTCCGATTGTGGGGCGAGATGGGCGACTCGGAACGCAGGAATGCAATTGCACGCCTTCGTAATGGTTCGGTCCGGGTTGCGATTGTGAATCGAAACATGGGAGGCCGCGGCTTCGACCTGCCGTTCATCGACGAGGCCATCTTCGTGAGTCCGAAATCTTCACATGAGGCGATGTGGCAAGAGGCGCTGCGAATCCGGAGTACACGAAAACGCGTAAAGCCGGCCTTCGTCCTCGTCTTTCGGAGGACTGAGGAAAGCGATAAATGTGCTCGCCTGCTTCAGAGCATTGAAGCCAACCCGAAAGAGTTCAGTGCAAAGGTCACTAAGGTGAGTGCAGAAGGCTCTGAATGA
- a CDS encoding type II toxin-antitoxin system VapC family toxin, translating to MSPAVLIDTDTLSEVLKQKNALVVAQAAAYLDEHGRFSFSALTRYEVLRGLTSKGAAVQIAQFEAFCARSEILAIDDAVLTRAARLWALARQMGQSRSDADLIIAATALVHGRPLVSGNTPHFAWIPDLMLLNWRVG from the coding sequence ATGTCGCCTGCGGTTCTCATCGACACCGATACGCTCTCGGAAGTTCTCAAACAGAAGAACGCGCTCGTTGTCGCGCAGGCTGCGGCCTATCTCGACGAGCATGGGCGGTTCAGTTTCTCGGCGCTGACCCGGTATGAAGTCCTACGCGGTCTGACCAGCAAAGGGGCCGCTGTTCAAATCGCCCAGTTCGAAGCCTTCTGTGCTCGGTCCGAGATCCTGGCGATCGATGACGCCGTGCTGACCCGGGCCGCCCGTCTGTGGGCGCTGGCTCGACAGATGGGCCAGTCCCGGTCCGATGCCGACCTGATCATCGCCGCCACGGCCCTGGTCCACGGTCGGCCGCTGGTCAGCGGCAACACGCCGCACTTCGCCTGGATCCCGGACCTGATGCTGCTGAACTGGCGAGTGGGCTGA
- a CDS encoding ArdC-like ssDNA-binding domain-containing protein, with amino-acid sequence MTTREEIQERATAAFEELVAALAQGNSEQLTAYLQTMSRFHQYSFGNCMWIVLQRPDATHVAGFQRWKQLGRFVKSGEKGIAILAPLAFRKKRTAEEERGEDQSPADEDNPEKPSRRVAGFKVAYVFDVSQTDGKPLPEFAAVNGDPGDRLERLEDVIRGYGIELNYEPISGGALGVSEGGVIRVLPTLLPAEAFSVLAHELAHELLHRGERRKETTKTVRETEAEAVAFVVCQASGIESRTRSSDYIRLYAGDKELLQQSLEHIQRVSTAILLQLQEEPKAVAAVTEFPAEAHESVAV; translated from the coding sequence ATGACCACACGTGAAGAGATTCAGGAACGTGCCACAGCGGCGTTCGAGGAACTCGTGGCAGCCCTGGCGCAAGGCAACAGCGAACAGCTGACGGCTTATCTCCAGACGATGTCCCGGTTCCACCAGTATTCCTTCGGCAACTGCATGTGGATTGTTCTCCAGCGTCCCGATGCCACGCATGTCGCCGGGTTTCAGCGCTGGAAACAGCTCGGCCGATTCGTGAAGTCGGGCGAGAAGGGGATTGCGATCCTTGCTCCGTTGGCGTTTCGCAAGAAACGCACTGCGGAGGAGGAAAGAGGGGAGGACCAGTCCCCGGCCGACGAAGACAATCCCGAGAAGCCATCACGGCGGGTTGCCGGATTTAAGGTGGCCTACGTGTTCGATGTCAGCCAGACCGACGGGAAACCGCTGCCAGAGTTTGCCGCGGTGAACGGAGATCCGGGTGACAGGCTGGAGCGACTCGAAGATGTGATTCGAGGCTACGGCATCGAGTTGAACTATGAGCCGATTTCAGGGGGCGCCCTGGGCGTCTCGGAAGGGGGCGTCATTCGGGTGCTTCCGACGTTGCTGCCAGCCGAAGCATTTTCAGTCCTGGCTCACGAACTGGCCCATGAACTGTTGCATCGCGGGGAGCGAAGAAAGGAGACGACGAAGACGGTTCGAGAGACGGAAGCGGAAGCGGTGGCCTTTGTTGTTTGTCAGGCGAGTGGGATCGAAAGTCGAACCCGGTCGAGCGACTACATTCGGCTGTATGCGGGTGACAAGGAACTGTTGCAGCAATCACTGGAGCACATCCAGCGAGTGTCGACGGCAATCTTGTTGCAACTTCAGGAGGAACCGAAGGCCGTAGCCGCTGTGACCGAGTTTCCAGCGGAGGCTCACGAGTCTGTCGCGGTTTGA